A genome region from Drosophila simulans strain w501 chromosome 2R, Prin_Dsim_3.1, whole genome shotgun sequence includes the following:
- the LOC6733807 gene encoding palmitoyltransferase ZDHHC20-B isoform X5 yields the protein MGNDDHRRRKTPCGFCMAVFKWIPVLFITAVIAWSYYAYVVELCIRNSQNRIGMIFMLLFYHLFLTLFMWSYWRTIMTSVGRIPDQWRIPDEEVSRLFRADSPDTQKRILNNFARDLPVTNRTMNGSVRFCEKCKIIKPDRAHHCSVCSCCVLKMDHHCPWVNNCVNFYNYKYFVLFLGYALVYCLYVAFTSLHDFVEFWKVGAYDNNGYSAQGQLNASGMGRFHILFLFFIAIMFAISLVSLFGYHIYLVLVNRTTLESFRAPIFRVGGPDKNGYNLGRYANFCEVFGDDWQYWFLPVFSSRGDGYSYPTSSDQSRVSTSSPTQRYDAMGDTTTSSKKHQRPANPAVADPAAISIPGRAQRAAAEAGKRPIIRLQHASSHV from the exons ATGGGTAACGACGATCATAGACGGCGGAAGACACCTTGCGGATTTTGCATGGCAGTCTTTAAATGGATACCAGTGCTATTTATCACCGCGGTAATAGCTTGGTCCTATTACGCTTATGTGGTGGAGCTGTGCATCC GCAACTCGCAGAACCGCATTGGTATGATCTTCATGCTTCTGTTCTACCACCTCTTCCTCACCCTGTTCATGTGGTCGTACTGGCGCACCATAATGACCTCCGTAGGCCGAATACCGGATCAA TGGAGGATACCGGATGAGGAAGTGTCGCGACTTTTCCGAGCCGATAGCCCGGACACCCAGAAACGCATTCTTAACAACTTTGCGCGCGATTTGCCAGTAACGAATCG CACAATGAATGGTTCGGTACGGTTCTGCGAAAAGTGCAAGATCATCAAGCCAGACCGAGCTCACCACTGTAGTGTGTGCAGTTGCTGCGTACTGAAGATGGATCACCACTGCCCCTGGGTAAACAACTGCGTTAACTTTTACAACTACAAGTACTTCGTGTTGTTCCTGGGCTATGCTCTTGTCTACTGCCTGTATGTGGCTTTTACCTCGCTACACGATTTTGTCGAGTTCTGGAAGGTAGGTGCA TACGATAATAATGGTTACTCGGCACAGGGACAGCTAAATGCCAGTGGAATGGGGCGTTTTCACATCTTGTTCCTGTTCTTCATTGCCATTATGTTTGCCATTAGTTTGGTGAGTTTATTTGGCTACCACATCTACCTTGTGCTGGTGAATCGCACGACATTGG AGTCGTTCAGGGCTCCCATCTTCCGCGTTGGCGGCCCCGATAAGAATGGCTATAACTTGGGCCGCTACGCCAATTTCTGCGAAGTATTTGGCGACGACTGGCAATACTGGTTCCTGCCCGTGTTTTCCAG TCGCGGTGATGGCTACAGCTATCCGACCTCCAGCGACCAGAGTCGAGTGTCCACCAGCTCTCCCACCCAGCGGTACGATGCCATGGGAGATACGACCACCAGCAG TAAGAAGCACCAGCGTCCTGCCAACCCAGCTGTTGCAGATCCAGCCGCCATCTCCATACCGGGACGAGCtcaacgagcagcagcagaagctggCAAACGGCCAATCATTAGACTGCAGCACGCCAGCAGCCATGTCTAG